AACGACTTGTATGAAACTGATCACAGAGAGTTACTGCGTAAGCGAATATCCGAAaggtataaaaaatgttaaagtacTTCGCAAATACTTGTACCATTACTGTCActatgtataattttttatcgaacGCTATCCTTGTTAACCCTATGATAACTATTCTTACTCGCTAACGTGGAAGATTTTCTTATATTGTTCCAAACTAAATGTATTTGGATCGGTACAAAAAtgcgtataaaaaaatattcaggtaaaaattacgaaataaactATACAAGTAATATAACAACTGATTTCTACTATCAAaccgttaaaaataattttcaggcAATTTCTCTTCTTTTAACTAACAAaccaaatgattaatattaaaaattataaacttctgTAAGTACATTTAATCAACACAAAAAAATTACGCTCGCTTAAATTAAGTCACTAATAAGGGATGtgcagataccgaaaatcacaATCGATGGAAATCGAATTGAGCCTAGAATACATACACTGTTTCAATCAATATTTCCTTTTGATACATTAATTgttcaattgaataattaatcctCAAAATAATCtgcaattttgaaaatatttaaaattgaaatttgatatttttatgatttcacGTAGAAAGAAACTTTCatagaaaaaatgatttattataaagtatggatttaagtaatatttatacgtgcagttaaataattattttgtctaTATTTATACTATTGCATTGCACAATTCAGCTGTACTTTATAATATCAATCATATTCTCTACTACTTACCACTACTACCAACAATTGTTACTACCTTCTCGGATTAGCATGAAAATGTATGCACAGATACAATATTTACCCTGACGATAAAACgggaattaaaatataaactaaaattaaacaaaatgtaaAGATATAaggaacaaataataatataagtaattacaataaactaataaacaattttaacttCATTTATTATCATATAAACATATTTCGAAACATAGtaaagaaacagaaataaaaacataatgtgtgttacattataaaaatattatcatcACACATTGCTGTGTATAAATTCATTCTGTATACTTccatcattaatttcattttattcaaatgaaaatttcttccTATAGAGAAATTGTCTAGCTTCCAAGTCAGTCACAACCTTAATTTaagattcactaaaatattttgaacacaAGTTTTATGTACCATTCTAAACTCAAGACTCCCGGCATCAGTATATACCCCTTTTTTCGAAAGACTCAGTGTAAAAGAAAATCACTGAAAAAAATAAGGTAGCTCCTGAATCACAATAAACAGAACTGAACAATAATTCTGTCTGCATTGAATTTTCGCGTTTAAACATTTTCTGTACATTCATCTGGCAATCGTTGGCGACGGAATGTTGCTTTGAGGCGAAACAACATTCGGCCCCTGCGACGTTGGGGAAGGAAGTGGACTGGGCTTACAAATTATTTGCTCACAGGTACTACTTCCGCTATCGGTTCCATAGGTCATTGATTGCTCATTATAACTTGACAACTCGACTTCAGGCTTTATTTCTATCATCATCGCATCAGCTGGGGAACTTTGAACGGAATTACTACTAAACCGATATTTGCAAGAAGACAACAGATGTCTTCGGAGATTTCTCGCTTGCCGTAACGTAGCACCACAAAGCGGACAAACGCCTGGACAATCAGATGCACCACGTATTTTTGATAAATTCATATTCCCGGTTAATCCGCAAGATGCCGTCCCGGCAGCCGAACCCTGAGTAACTAGCGGTAGTGGAATTCCAGGAGGAAAACCCATACTGAGAGGGCCGGGAAATTGCGGTATATGCAGTGGAGAGTATGGCTGCATTGGCATTAAAGTGTGCAGATGTGATTCATTATCCGATATTTGATCCTGATGCGGTCCTGCTTGAGAATTTTCTGTCGACATCGGTTGCGCTTCTTGAACACGTGGTGAATGACAACTCCGATGATTCGAATATTCCAATCGATCGCTGGCTGCTAACAGACACAAACACAGTATTACCATGCAGGGCTGAACTGattgtttctgaaatttctaAGTTCTATCTAAATAGCATTATTGTGTAATTGATTAGGCGCAGTTCAACCCAATTGATGGTTGTGCTTGTGTCCGTTTTCTAATAGCGGCAAAAAACATGAAAAGACTGAAACCTTAGATGATaaccaaaatataataatttcgtaCTTATTAAGacacataaataattatatcgGACACAAAACACAAGTAATATAATACTTCcattcttattaaattttttttactaaattaatcGCTAAATATACATAACAATTGAAGTAATTAAATCCACCGAATATGTAAttctaaaatcaataaaaaacagAACACTTACAATAAATAGTAACAAAAGAACATTGCTTTTTattgtgataaataaatatttggtaTCAAATTACAAcagaatatatatgtatatatatgtatatcctaaaaacttatttactttatttataaatctaaaaaagATAGTTTCCTTAATGGCGGTGGAGGAGAAAGTAAGAGAACAAGAAATGTCTATTGCCAAGGTAAAATTAGACTTAGATATTTCAAATCAATGACGTAAATTTAAGAAATCTTAAGAGTATAATTTAAGTTATGtagtaatattacaaacaaaGTGTTCTTGTTGTTTGGAATATAACCTCACAATCAATAGCTATACAAACTTTAGTATTTCATGTGTATAGTATAAAATgagatttataaaaaaaaacagtgatcacaatgaaaatttttgatattaatatcaCTATAAATTGTTCAATTAACTCCCTTACCATTTTCCTTCTAGGAACCATTCTTTACAGACAGATTCTATAATGTTTCTTACCTGTTTCATCACCATGTTCTGTATTATCATCATCCTTATGATTATCTGCATGCTTATTTTCATTATCCACATTACTGCCAGTACGTGGCCACTTTCCAGAAGATGAAGAagactttcttcttttctttcttcgttttaatGGGAAGTAAGGATTAGTTGTTTCTTTTGATAAAGCTTCATTTGTTGTTGGTATTGCTGATGCAGGTACCTCTTCTCCATTCTatataaatgcaattaaatatttttcagttaggtatataaaaattatagtaaaaaacatttaaaagtattgtgtatttaaaaattttacttgaCGTAATATATAATCATAGTAAACATACTTCGGTTAGTATAGTAGGTGGTGTTAACCCATGAATACAAAGACAATGAGCAGCTTGTAGTAGAGATGGCAACTGAGATGGTTCTACACTCACTTCGCCACGATAAACAAACTCCAATAATGATTCTAAATCATCTGCACCAATACCAGCTAGCATGACCACTGGATGTTGACACGGTGTActctatttgtataaaataacaacAATATCAAATGACAGGTTTTCGTTTATAgcacattaaaaaataacaattatattaatactttgcCAACcataagaatattattcaacaaCAGAAAAgaactataatttttttaacattttccaatagTTGCCAATGTATTACTGCATGCATGAAAACTGTTGATATTAAAACCTTTAATAAATCTAACAGGAAAGGACTAGCTGCACAAAGAACTATCTTATGTGCAGGGAAACTACGTCCACCAGCAGCTAAAGTAACATCAACCAAATCACCATGACCTCTTAATAGCTGCACGGCAGAAGCCAAAGACGAATTGAATTCTCCCCAAGAGAGACTGTATAATTGGCTGCTGCTTCCCATTCTAAACAATGAAGTACATTTTAGTCAATTGAAACTTCTGAACAATGCAAAAATTCTTGAACATAAACCCATAGATTAACAATATCTCCATATTGCTGTAATAAAAATCAGTAATACATACTCAATTTTGCATAAGAGTTAAATGGAGTTTAACATACATAAATTGGTTTACACGACAGCACGTACAAACAAAGTTAATAAAGATTCAGGAAAATTATCCACTAACGGTGACGATATATACTCGTATCCCCCATCCACATTCTCTTAATTACTGCCCCCACCCCAAAAAATATGATCTCGGCGTCGTCCGAAAGTTAACCTAGCAAGTGCTTCTACcattaaaacaaataacaaaaatattggaaaaaaacATATAGTgcgataataaattaaaaaacttgtaaacgaataaaaaacaaaactaaATTGAAAGAGTTCCAGAAAATGTACTTAATACAGAATAACTtacattgaattataaattatcgcCGTAAATTATGCTTCAAATTACAACAGTCACACTTAATTCGTTGTTCACACGTTGTAGTAATAAATCCGTCAGCGgtacttatatatttttacaaagtaATATACTTTATGAGCCAAATAGACACGCGAtacgtaaaatgaaattcaaatgctGTCAGAAATTATTATGCACGTCACATTTTACGAGACTGTGCTGCCACCATACTGTACCTAAAAAAGTTCGGTAAAACGAAATACAGTTTTGGcggaaattatgtaaatatagaatAGAGTCGAATATTATATACTCGTcgtaacattaatataatttttaattactaaaatatataatttctttaaaaattattactacTTTCAAAATTGTGAATTACGatgaaaagttaatttaatatgaAGACTTTACAAACAGTAAAGAAAAAAGGGAATGTATTTGTAGGTCACTTTCGTTGTTTAAtttcaaaagtgaaaaatatttgaaaatatcattaGCGTTTTTAATcttcataaatgtatatattacatataataatagaGAAGATAAAATAAcactattttaaagaaattcatattataataataacaatgttttgcaaagataatattaaactatcagCAGATTCTAATGCAAAGAGCATTACAGAAGCAAAGGTTATTGAAGTACTACGAaaaaaaagtattcaaattatttgttaacgtacatataacaaaaataaatttcatattttaaaataatttttatttttgtcagattatacattaaatacagTGAATTGTTATGGGGACAATTTATTGCACATCAGTGTCGCAAATGgttgttttaatattacaaaagaaattttacaaaacGAAACTTGCGGTAATATTATAgacagaaaaaataaatttggatGGACACCATTAATGTTAGCTATTCGAAATAGAGATATCAAAACagtgaaatttcttttacaaaataatgCTGATGTAAATAAATCAACTTATCTTGGTGAGTATAAtgagtttttaattttacagATTAAGTTTGTGAAata
The window above is part of the Nomia melanderi isolate GNS246 chromosome 2, iyNomMela1, whole genome shotgun sequence genome. Proteins encoded here:
- the LOC116431161 gene encoding uncharacterized protein LOC116431161 isoform X2, whose product is MGSSSQLYSLSWGEFNSSLASAVQLLRGHGDLVDVTLAAGGRSFPAHKIVLCAASPFLLDLLKSTPCQHPVVMLAGIGADDLESLLEFVYRGEVSVEPSQLPSLLQAAHCLCIHGLTPPTILTENGEEVPASAIPTTNEALSKETTNPYFPLKRRKKRRKSSSSSGKWPRTGSNVDNENKHADNHKDDDNTEHGDETASDRLEYSNHRSCHSPRVQEAQPMSTENSQAGPHQDQISDNESHLHTLMPMQPYSPLHIPQFPGPLSMGFPPGIPLPLVTQGSAAGTASCGLTGNMNLSKIRGASDCPGVCPLCGATLRQARNLRRHLLSSCKYRFSSNSVQSSPADAMMIEIKPEVELSSYNEQSMTYGTDSGSSTCEQIICKPSPLPSPTSQGPNVVSPQSNIPSPTIAR
- the LOC116431161 gene encoding uncharacterized protein LOC116431161 isoform X4; this encodes MLAGIGADDLESLLEFVYRGEVSVEPSQLPSLLQAAHCLCIHGLTPPTILTENGEEVPASAIPTTNEALSKETTNPYFPLKRRKKRRKSSSSSGKWPRTGSNVDNENKHADNHKDDDNTEHGDETAASDRLEYSNHRSCHSPRVQEAQPMSTENSQAGPHQDQISDNESHLHTLMPMQPYSPLHIPQFPGPLSMGFPPGIPLPLVTQGSAAGTASCGLTGNMNLSKIRGASDCPGVCPLCGATLRQARNLRRHLLSSCKYRFSSNSVQSSPADAMMIEIKPEVELSSYNEQSMTYGTDSGSSTCEQIICKPSPLPSPTSQGPNVVSPQSNIPSPTIAR
- the LOC116431161 gene encoding uncharacterized protein LOC116431161 isoform X3 produces the protein MGSSSQLYSLSWGEFNSSLASAVQLLRGHGDLVDVTLAAGGRSFPAHKIVLCAASPFLLDLLKSTPCQHPVVMLAGIGADDLESLLEFVYRGEVSVEPSQLPSLLQAAHCLCIHGLTPPTILTENGEEVPASAIPTTNEALSKETTNPYFPLKRRKKRRKSSSSSGKWPRTGSNVDNENKHADNHKDDDNTEHGDETGDGLSKARSMSDQPAPCPLCGAILRQSRNLRRHLELLHFGFGSNSKSAVHARHRRTDRAKDLVRSTLAFICPPHMTRTDHSRSENTDFLTSLPIASTLTSSVAGSLTGPSLNTVATGDQSTNSALLPTATSCATSTTSVNSGIYSSDASVNMFSCVSPSPSSMPPLFSQHDVFRYGEMLRAGLAYHEF
- the LOC116431161 gene encoding uncharacterized protein LOC116431161 isoform X1, which encodes MGSSSQLYSLSWGEFNSSLASAVQLLRGHGDLVDVTLAAGGRSFPAHKIVLCAASPFLLDLLKSTPCQHPVVMLAGIGADDLESLLEFVYRGEVSVEPSQLPSLLQAAHCLCIHGLTPPTILTENGEEVPASAIPTTNEALSKETTNPYFPLKRRKKRRKSSSSSGKWPRTGSNVDNENKHADNHKDDDNTEHGDETAASDRLEYSNHRSCHSPRVQEAQPMSTENSQAGPHQDQISDNESHLHTLMPMQPYSPLHIPQFPGPLSMGFPPGIPLPLVTQGSAAGTASCGLTGNMNLSKIRGASDCPGVCPLCGATLRQARNLRRHLLSSCKYRFSSNSVQSSPADAMMIEIKPEVELSSYNEQSMTYGTDSGSSTCEQIICKPSPLPSPTSQGPNVVSPQSNIPSPTIAR